Sequence from the Candidatus Aenigmatarchaeota archaeon genome:
GATTTAAAAATTTTATAAGATAAGTAATGAAAGAAAAAATCTTCATAAAAAACGGAGTTCTGGAAGAAGAGATTTATGATTATCTTGTCGCACGGCTTAAGGACGTCAATTTCGAGGACGTACAGGTCCAACACCTGCCGACTTCCCTCAGGGTTCTTATATACACAACCCAGCCGGGAATGATTATCGGTGAGGGTGGCCAGACCATATCCTTGCTTACGGATGAAATAAGGAGGAAATTTGGGATTGAAAACGCTCAGATAGATATCCAGAGGATTGCTAACGACGTTTTAGCGCCAAGGATTATCGCCCACAATATCGCAAGAGGCCTTGAAAACAGGAAAAACTACCGAAAGCTGGCGGAATTCCACATGAACCGGATAATGAGAAATGACAACGTCCTGGGGGCGGAAATAATCTTCCAGGGCAAATTCAGCGGCGCAAAGACGCACAAGGACAAGTTTATGAGGGGCTACATGAAGAAATCCGGGGATATGGCCGACAAATACGTAAGAAAGGGCTATGC
This genomic interval carries:
- a CDS encoding 30S ribosomal protein S3, with the protein product MKEKIFIKNGVLEEEIYDYLVARLKDVNFEDVQVQHLPTSLRVLIYTTQPGMIIGEGGQTISLLTDEIRRKFGIENAQIDIQRIANDVLAPRIIAHNIARGLENRKNYRKLAEFHMNRIMRNDNVLGAEIIFQGKFSGAKTHKDKFMRGYMKKSGDMADKYVRKGYAMALPKMGSIGVKVNIFMKPEAVEMRK